actaaaatctgAGATTTGATCCTAAACCAATATCGCGCGGTGCTTTTGCGAACAAATACCTACATCAAGGTTTGGATCACCGAGCCATGTTTTTCCAATGGCCAAGCAAAAGCGAAGTGACTGCGTCTTCTCATAGCCTGCAGGCCACATAAGAGTGCATCTGCAAGCCGAACAACACTGACACATCACATGCTGGAGTCAAACCTGATGGAAGCTCCTGGGTGATCTTGTAGGCGTTTGCAACCGCCCATTCCTGGTTCTTGATGCTGCGGATGTACGTCATGACGGTCATGGCAACTTTCTGGATCTCCTTGTTACCTGGAGCCTGGCCCCTTCTCATTTGCTCCAGGACGAGGGGTTTCATCTTTGTATTGAAGATTTGGTTAACTGCCAACATGTAGAGCTTGTCCAGGCTCACCTGGGGTGAGAGAGGGCTTGAcgtgtatttgttttaattatttatttattttttacacacatGAGTTTTTAAGACTCATGCGCAGTACCTTCATCAGCTTGCTGATTAGAAGAAGAGTTGGGAAGGTTTCCTCACTGAGCTCCGGAGCTTAATATGAAAGAGAGAGGGACGACTTTACCAGAATGTATAAGCAGCGTTCCGCTGTCTGTTGTGGAAACCCATCCGGTACTGCAGAAAAACTGTTTTATGGTCATTCTCATCTCTAGGTTTCTACAGCTTTTGACGTTACAATAAATTCTGCACAATTCAAaggtgtcaaattaatttttatcacGGGACGCATTGTAGTTATGTTCATGTTATGTTTTGTTATGCAAGTCTGCCATTTCACTCAGCACTTCCTGATTCACTGGGTTGCAATCAATGAATTGGCATTCATAGATCGCTAAAAAACATTCCAAGTGAAGTAGCGCTTTAGCTTGGCTGGCCCTACACAACACTCCAcggtgaacacatttttttccccatgtatgTATTCATCATAAATGCtaccacagcattttttttcaaaaacgtgTGTTAGTTTCATTGTGCAGCTAAACCACGGGTGACTCACACATGATCTTCCAATAGTGTTTGTTCTGCAAGAGCAGGTGGAAAGGCAACCTGACGGCATCCAGGGGACTGGGTGGCAGGCTGTTCTCCAGAATGTATGTGTGCTCCACGTCCGAGGGGGGAGCGAGACGTTTGTAGGACTTCAAGTGCTGCAGCAGGCCAACTGCCTGCGGACAACATGATGAAGAATCATCTCATTGTTgggatttttcatgatttatatCCTTCATTACGCTTGTCGTCATCGAAGAAGCGAGTGAGCTGGAGTCTTTTAACAATTGACGAGTAGATATACTTTccatgaaaataaacaaataaataaatggtggGAACACTGTGGGTGACCAACAAAATAGCAGGGTAGCACGATAGTGTTTTGTTGATTTACCTGGCTGGGAGAAAAGCCGGGAACATTTTCATCAGCAGCCAGTAAAAGCTTCAGCACCACCTCAATCCTCTCGTAGTTGTATGGACTGAGCTgagtgacaaaaaaagtgaagtgaTGGCGACATATAAGCACACGAAACATTATGAAGAGAATAGAAGCACTCACTAAAATAGTCAAAGtatgaatatattttcaattgTGGAGGCATCCCTTCATCAGCGAAGCATTGAAATACACTTTTGCGTGAGTATATCACATGCAGCGGACACATAGCCACACACAAATATAACAGGTGAGATCATTGTACGCGCCACCAagatttttttaactgaaaatatATGCTGTTTTGCATGCTCTGTACCTGTTGCTGCACAATGTGTATGTATTGCTGCATAATGTGTTGATTTGTAATTACATGAGCCTATCTATGGTGTTTCTATATCTTTATAttgtagcattaagctagcagacggTCTTGTGATGAAATCATAAGGTTTGGCTGAACATTTTTctgtttaaattaaaaacaacaacaaaaaaaataaataaaaaatccaacatGTTACTTCTCTACTTCAACTGGaaaaaaacagcttgaagcaagctcTCAATCTTATTTGAGGGACTATGGGCAAGAAAATAAATCCAATAACATGTGCTTTAGGAACTTTTCATGTGTTTAAAGTGTGTGAAAGGGAGACAATTACCCCCTCCACCACaccgccgaaaaaaaaaaaagtattgcttCAAAGTGACCTATCGCAAGTGGTCTAGAACGTAATATACCCCCAAATAAACAGGAGTTCACTGTATTTCCAGACCTTAAAAATGGCAGCGGACAGACTGCTGATGAGCTGCTGAGTTTGGCTCAACTTGGGGATGATGGCCAGGACCCGCTCCATTATGTCTTCATAGCACATGGCTTGTGCGTGGCCCGtgtctgcctcctcctcctcctcttggagCAGAAGTACGGTGGTAACATACTGATTGATGACATTGTCGCTGTCCAGACCGTACGTGCTGAAAATTAGAAAGAGGAAGAATTTCTAATCGGGAAACTGAAGCTTACTGAACACAAGGGCAGATATTTTATAGACCTGCAGTACTGGAGGATAATCTCGGGAGTGATCCTCTTGTTCTTTACCAGAACAGGGATCAATGTGCTCTTCAACTCTGGTTGCTGGTGAAACACAGGCAGGATGGAGATCTGCAAAAGACACAAAGATGTCCAATCGTTTAGAACCACGGACCTCTGTACTTTGAGgtgggcgtgctaaccagttggccACCGTGAAGGTTTCACTGTACCTCTAATTTGGCGAGCTTGATGCCCCATTCGGCATCTGTGATGACAGACagaaactttttcttttcatcaatgTGATCGTACATCCTGCAAAGCTCAACCCCGACCCTGGCCACAGCCTGCAATACAGATGGAAATCATGACAACTGTGATCACTGTTACAGTCAATAGCAATAACCACTGTTGTGAAAATACACATTTGGCGAACCaagattttctcatatttttccAAGGTGCTTTCGATAAACTTCCACAGGATCTTGAAGACCTCTTCCTTTGAGAGAAGCGTGCACAGCCCGATGGCCAAATCGCAATCCACCATCCTCCAGTTGAACACCTACAGTGCATCAAAGACAGAAGTTTAgatgaggggggagggggggaggttgGTCACAAAGTTTGCAGTGGGGCTCTCACTTTATTGAGCAGAGCCACAGCAATGGAGTTCAGGGACGACGTGGTGATCTTGCGCAATTCGTTCAGTGACACGTTGTACTTTCTCAGCTCTTGTGCGTcgtaaagctaaaaaaaaagcggcaaaAGGATGATCATGAGCCAAGTCGCTGCGTAGGTATAGGTAAGAAGAAAGGTCGGGAAGAAGGTGGGGAGTCAGCATGGATCAAGTAATTAAGTTGGTATAGTGGATAAGGGAGCATGTTGGAAGGTAAGTGGGTAACTAAGTAAATATGGTAGATACGTAAAGGATTATTATGTACCGCAGCCAGGGCCCTACCTGTGCACTGATCTTGGGGTCCATGACGTTGGCGGTGACGTGCTGCAAGCAGCTGCCATACGAGTTGACCAGCACCCTAAGGGCCAACTCCAGCTGACTGCACTCCTGTAACATCTGCAACATGCTGCACAGAGGACTCAGCATGGGCCGCAAGTAGTTGGAACCTGCACCGAGGACCAAACCAAGGTTTCGAGTCAAGTGGTATGGTGGTCTGGTATCATCATGACACATTTACAGACATACTGAAAATGGGACACGTTGACTACACTCACCATCTTTAAACGAGCAGTGAGAGAGACAGGAACAGTCGAGGGGGTACAGTTTGGTCTCTGCAATCACGGGAACAAGCAACAGCACTCAATAAATGCAAAGCGAACCCCTCGTTTCATGTCACTCCCAGAGGTTGACTGTCAAACTAACCATGATACAAGGagaatttcatttcaaacaacaacatattttgacCTTACAAAAATTGCAGCAAAAATGATGTCAttatttagttttgtttaaTTATGTTATTACTGAATGGTTtcataaagtacaatattacatttttttaaagagggctAGAATGAATTAatagcattttcattcatttcaacagaaagatgatttgagatacgcGTATTTTGAGTTCCAGGTGTGGTCACTGAACCAATCAAACTTGCATTTCAAAGCACAACTCTGAACGCTTGGATTTACCTTGAGAGACGGGTAGCAAGCAGTCAGTGATTTCATATTGTACAGGTAACACAGACACCGGGTCCAAAACGATGCAATCTTCATGAAAGACATCTTGGAAACACCACTGAGAATACGGATCTTTCGATGTCTCTCTGGCCAAATCCTGTGACCAACAAATCAGATGTGTTATTCCATCATGCACAAATATTAATTTCTCTTGTTGAATTAAAGTAGACATATTGTTCGGTTAAtagcatatttgacaaaatattttttaacttaCTGTTACCAAATCAAGAACACAATTTAGGCAACTATGTTGTTCAGCTAATGTGGTTAgtgtatgcattttttcacagtttaaAGCAATCCCCCGGCGTctaattttaataaataaatacgtaaAAAGATGCCGACCTTGGCTACGAAGCCGTAGTTGTCTGATAACTGGCACTGGTGGAAGATGTCCATGGCGAGCCGTGTGGACTTGCAAAGCTCCAAACAATCTAGCAGCAAGTCTGTAATTATGGTAATGAGGCATATGacaaagataagataacctttatttgtctcacactggggaaatttgcagcctACAGAAGAAAAATTGGGCGGGggataaagtgtttcattgcaaaaaataaatgtttcagaaaagaactgtacacagttcaatataaagtaaagcattagcaatatatttgtagaataaatataataatatcatCAAATGTAACAAGAGGAGTCGAAGTGATATCTTTTGGAGTACATTTCGAGTTGAAACTATGAATAAAGGGAATCACAAAACATTTGTGGagggtctggggggggggggggctatgctTTACTTTTTCGCAACTTATTTGAGACAACTCCATGTGTTTACCTGGGTGGCACACGGTGATGGCCTGGCAGGTGAGGTGGTAGATGACGGCCGGCAGGTCGGTGTCCTCTGGTAGCACCATGGGCATGTCGGCTTCCAGCATGTGGCAAAGCGTGTTGGCGGCGGTGAACAGCACCTTGCCTGTGGCCGTGTTGTTGTGATGTTCATAGAGCTCGCTGAAGGAAAATGCGATACGAGAAACAGGGAGCTAAAATAATGCTGAAACATagagtttgtttaaaaaatgtttttttgaaaaaacaGATCAGCCTTACCTGAGGATCGGCAGGGCTTTCTGGACATCGCCGGTCCCCAAAGCTCGCAAGGCCAAGTCAGACCAGAGCTCCTGCTCGCTGTGCTGCAGCAACCGACCCAGACGACGCAGGCCGGCTTCGGTCGAGACGGTTGTGGATGGCCGATGGCCGCGCGTGCTCTCGTGTGCCGCGATGTGATGCTCTCGGATTTGTTTCTGGATCTCACGGTCTTCATAATTGGCAGGGGTGAAGAAGATTTCGAAATCTTCCTGAAGAACAGCAAGACCACGGTGATGAATAATCAAAAGGAGGGGGGTATTGTCACAATCAGTGTGCGGCATTCACCTGCAGATGGGCGATGGCCTTGAACATGTGGAGCTCGTTTTCGCACTCCATGCTTTTAAGAGCGTCATCTACAGTTGACGTGGAAAAAAaggtgtgatgaaaaatgtATACACTCGTacattcttttcattcattcgtaCATAACTCTAAGTCTCCGTAGAATGTCACTGCCAGGCATAAGTCTACGCccaaatttggtcaatttcactttccccccccccccacaaactgATCATACTATGACTGCTCAAGGCTATGCCACTGTGCCATTATTAAAGAAAACTGGTACTTACGTTTGTGTATGACTTGCTGGTATTTCGTTACCTCCACCATCACTTGAGCAATAACCATCTTCTCTTTCTTGTGCTAGTACAGACAAGCAAATTGGCTAAATGTCTCTCTCACTGCAGTAAagccatgtgaggataagcgagcatccatccatccattagaaaatggatggatggatagatggatatattGTTATCTTTCAGGGCGGAgaatcaatttatttattttgttctaatttttgctatttgcagGTTTTGGTCACTAAACACAGCAAATAGAAACGGTTCACTGTAGGTTCTGGAATCTTAACTCACGTCATCAGACAAGTGGTCTTTGTCCTCCAGCTTCAGTCTGGCCCATGATGTGAGACGCTCCAAAATGCAGGCGACCTCTTCACGGGGCAAACTCTTCAACATGGTGACACACGCATCGCTCTgcccacaaaagaaaaaaaaaatgtttcggcATCGAagcaaataaagaaacaaaaaagaaacactaGGGAAACACTAACCTGGCCTTGGCTAATCAGCTGGATGAGATACAAGTAGTTGATTTGCGACGTCGGAAGTTTGTAGGCTTCTGCGAGAGCCAAGGCGTCCTGCAGGCATGTTGGAGAATCCTGCTTCAAGATGTACCGCACTAccacctgcaaaacaaaaggtGGAAACTAAAAATCTATTCAGTGCGACCCTACTAcgctgcaggggaaaaaaagggggaaatacatttgcaatgtgtttacaaaatgtgtttgagcaAGTTTAGCCGTGTTGAAGTGGGAGCGACGCAAAAGTGCcccaccaattttttttatttttgcacggTGTAAAGCTCACCGATTTTCATCAGTGTGCCCCCAGCAAAAAATGAAGTTCATTCCATGTTACCATAATTTGATTCGGGCTTGAGTGGGTGTAACTGCGGATCCCGTAGCCCCGCAGAAGTTTGCGGATTTCCATCAGACGGTAGCTCTCCTCTAAAAGCTCCTGCCTGTGTTGGAGCCATAAATCAGGCAAATGCAACAGTGATGAATTATCAAAGAACAATCATTAAGCAATGATTACATTTGGATCAAATGCCCTTATCAAGAGAGGGTAGTGATGACATACTTTGGTCCATCCATCTTCAGGTATTGCTGAACCAGCTCCTCCACTACAGTGCTCCAGGGGAAGACAGCTTTCTGCATGACCTCCAAAACCGCATCCACCTTGAGCTGAGGGAATAGTTCCCACAGGAAATATATTACGCATTGGATATTTTTTGCTGCTCGGAGCGTAAAAATTTTCACAGATTCATTTTTAAGACAGTATTAAAatcggtcacacacacacacactttaatgcatacattatttacatttatttatttgagaattCTCAATATTAGATCATTTATTGCCAAaactttttgtttcatttgatcCAATGTGAACCCATCCGTCACCTTGAAACCAAACTATGTTCCCAGGTTTGCACAACTAATTAGGATATAATACGATTCAAATATAATCATCATACATCTATGCACCCTGCCAttagctggcaactggttcagggtgtcccccgcctactgcccaaagacagccgggataggctccagcacccttcgCGACCCTTGACTGATTGAGCCTAGCTCAAATTCCCCGAATAGCGAACCTGTTTGCGCAACGTGACTTACATCCATATCCGCCATGCATCCCAGCACTGCCACTGCTTTGGCTTCCCATGGCGTGAAAAGCGTTGTGGTTTGGGAGCTGCAACGTTCCAGCATATCCTATtataaaagaaaattaaaagaaaaacagatgATAGCACTTGATATCAGGCTGGCTTGTGCTGTTGTTCTTACCTTGATGTACTGCAGAAGAAGCTCATCCAAAGGAATGCCATGTTCCTCAGCGTAAGGCAGGACGTTGTTTTCCACTGTGGCGGCGACCAGTTCCGGAGCTGCCACTTTGTCCAGCATGAGGAACGTAACACTGCGTACCTTTCCCTGATAGTTACAttcgatacattttttttttacaggaacaAAGCAATTCAGCAGACTCCGTACACTTCAGAAGGCAGACAactgtgccccccccacccggGTGTGTAATCAGTACATTACTATAATTGGCGAACCTTCTCAAAGAGCGAAAGTGAAAGTCTGCAGTTGAATTTCGTGTGGAGGTCCAGCAGCTGACGTAGGTTCGACACCAGGGTCCTTAGGTCTTCCACTTCTTCCGAGCCATAATTTTCATCCTGAGAAAAGGAAGGCGAAAGAGCAGATGATGTGATGATGTGCACGGctaagagcaggggtgggcataGTGTGGCCACTCCTTTCAATGAGCGTTTACATGACAAAGAGCCGTGGAATATATGATTCGTCGATTTAGCAGTCCTCCATTCCTAAAATGAGTGaatcaaaatgtgtttcattcatttgccTCATTAAATATGATCATTTAATGTGAATAATACAAGAACAAATGTACAGTGAATATTTGACTAAATAACAACAGCAATAATTATTCGGAAAAAAATTTACGGAATACACATTCAATATGTATTTTGAATATATTTCATTAAAGAATTGGTGAGTTGGTTAATTGGAAACAATATTAGAAAAAATTGTGACGGAAACAATTTTCCACATActaaaatgtttaatttattttacaaattaaTTGCTTAACGTATGGTATAAAGATGAAATGTGAGGAAAAAAGTTTGTATGCGCTGTGATAGAGTGGAAAAAAACTAACTCACAGATTTCATCCATGACCATAAAGACGGCAGTCCGAGCTCTGCCAGGGTCAGTCCGTTCTGTGGCCAAGCGCCCTGGAAAAGCACGTCAGATTTATTTCCAAATCCAAACTACGAGGATGAGATCGGATGGAAAACTCGTTCCTCTACCTTTTCCATCAGCTCCAGATTGCGTGCCCGCTGCTCAATCCATTTCGCCAGGATTTTCTGAAGGCAAGAAAAAACCTTTtagcgcaattttttttttcctgttttatgtGTCAGGAGGTATACTACCTGTCCTGGTGGGAGCACTCTACGGACAAATGGAAGAAACACAGTCTTAAACCAGGGACAAAGGTCTCGGGATGGCAGATCCTCTGGAATGGCGTCCAGGACGGCTTCAAGGCTGCGTTCATCAAAACTTACTGCAATCTGgccctttaaaaacaaaacaaaacccacaaatcaaacaacaaaaaacaaatctaacaTTCTTTTATCTTTCTCCCATTACCTCATATTTCAGCCAAAGGAGTTGAGCGCCGCACATGTCTCCATCTCGCAGGTGACTCAGAATGTCTCCCAACAGGTCCGTGCTGTTCAGGAACTCAATCCAGGCGATGCCGCTGTGTTTAACGCAAACGGACAACAATCACGACAGAACCTCAATGCTGTTGATGTTGCCAGAAAACGCAAGAGTCTACTTGAATTTGTCCTGGCCGTGAAGACTGCAGAAGGTCGCCAGTCTGGCCAAGGCCTCGTGGATCTGCAAGGAGGAGGAACGCGCGGCGGCGTGGCTCAGCATCTTCTCCGCCGTGTCGAAGCTCGGCCACGGAGCCTTGATGCAGTAATCCACCACAAACTTCTCATCCTGGACCACATGTAACAAACACTTTGTTACTATactacttttttgggggttattcaaggatttatttttctgaagaaTTTTTACCCTTGCTTACAAGAGTTAAAAACCTTCACTTTCTACTGCAACAATGCTGCTCACCTCGTACGCGGAACATGTCAGAGCGAGCATATCCTATTgcttttttcatccatttttctcCACTGAATGTCACTCACCGTGATCTTCATCAGGTTAATTCTGGCCTCCTCCACAAGTTCGGACCATTCATCTTGTGTGTGGCCACCCACCGACGCCGAGGCCAGCTGCTCCAACACGAAGGCCAGCTTCACCTTGTAAACGAGCTGAACGGAAACCAGCATTTTCAATTTGCGCAGTGTCTTCccgccaaggcacatattttttaCAAGAGAAAACACGTCACCAaactaaaatgtcacaaaagctCTGTACGCAAGTTATTTGGATTTGACAAACACTAAAGGACAAAGtattatatttaatattattcactgtaaatatatatgtttagttttttaataGAAAATTGGATGTGCAAGCTCCGGCTCCTTCCAAACACACACTTCCAGAGGATAAACACCAGCAAAATGTAGGAAGCTTTCAAAATGGCAAATGTACCTCTAAATCCAGTTCAAATAGAGTAGCAATCTTTTCAGCCTCatcaaatttgtgtttgtgaagAAGTCTGCTGAGCCTGGTGGAAGAGAACTCAAAGTGAGTTATAATTGAATTAATCAAAGGTAAAACatgtcacccccccaaaaaaaataattaaagctACCTGTTCTCAGGCAAAGCCTCTGTCAGGCAGCGgacaatgagggaggaaacacaCTCTCCTTGACTGCTCCAGCCAAAAATGAAGATAAAGCACAGTATCAAGTAGCAattattattgatttttataattatttttacaataatgaatcttttttgtaataataaaaaatattttttatttttacaataaaaaataataattatttttttatacaatttataattattattataaacacTAATGGCGAGTGAATATCATGCTGGCTCACGAGAAAACAATTACCTTTCTGAGGTGCTACGAATCCCCTCCATGAAATAAATAGTGTCCTGAAACAGAAGGCATAACGTATTGACAAGTAAAGATATGAGTAGTGGGTCTCTTTTTTGCTCACCCCTATTACATACATAGGAAATTACTTGAAGCAATAGAACCAGCCCtcttccaatacttttgtccatcaaGTGACACCATTGCctacatttacagtattttcccccaaaaaatgtttctaaaGAAAAATGTGGGCTGTACAGACAGTTAGTTTTCAAGTCGAATGTTTGAGAGCAGGTCACATTCGTAATTACGATCCCTCACCATGCTTATTTTTGTCTGGACCAGGCAGGACCCTGAGAAGACATCCAGGCAGTAGCAAACGGTCATGGACGGCAAACATCGGATCTTGAGCGAGTTGATCTAAAAATATAAACAAGTATATTTTCATGATGAGAAAGTTGACCAATGCAAAGGCAATGCAATGCAAATGTTGAACTGACACGTCTACCTGACTTTTGTCTTGCTTCTCCAGGGTGATCATCTTCACGCTGCCCTCCGTTTGACTGGAATCAACAGCACCGAGTTGACATGGCCGCCATAGgaaaataaatgtacagtatacataaCTTTTAGTGTATTTTGTATGATGGGGTTTAAAACAACAGGATCACATTTTACCCTTCCACCAAGGCCGCAGAGCCGCAATCGGTGATTATTTCAAAGTCGAGAAGAGCAACATTCGGCCAGACGTGAACCATGACCAGGAAATCCACATCCCAAAGACTCAAGACttcctaaaaaaaacacaaggtaaggagacaagattttttttctttagatttAAATCAGTTCGTAactgtccaaatgaaatgtcgGTGACATAATCAAAATTAATGTCAGAATAATCGTCAGCTGGAAGTGGAAATAATCAtcttgaagcctttttttttgacaatctgCCTTGCTGTGAAATTCACTCCCTCCATTAAATGTATGCACGTAAACTCACCTCTGTGTCGAGAATGTACAGAAGATTTCCAATCACCACCATTTTCTTGACACCTTTAAAgtagaaaaacagaaaaaaaaattaaatcgatACGTTTTATTCCGAGTTCAACAATAACCATTTGGACACttgacatcattgtcaaattggTGTAGAATGTCAacgtttcatattaatattttgCCCTTTTCCTCACCTGTTATCAAACTACGTTCCATGGAGTGAGCGAGACACATCTTGGACTGAGGAGGGTCGACGGTCCAGTGACTAACTGCGTGCTCTCCGTCTCCCTGCCAAATTCCAACAGCGTTAAGTGGTGACATATTGGCCGAGCCTGTCGCAAATCTAGCTTGTAGCTAGTGCCTCTTGTCACGGGTAGCCACTGGGGGCTTTAAACCGATGGACTTTTGAGGCTCAAACAAATAGTGACATGAAGGCATATGCTGGacgtacaaatgtatttgactGGCAGACTCACACATAGCGTTAAACAGAATGCATCAACTTTTTACAATTTCAAAGCCCCATCTTATAAGCTTGgcgattttttttggtactgcCAGTACTGTCAACTTTAGCAAACCTAAGCAAACTCTACTAATCTCTCAGAATTTACGTACGGTGCACTCACCCCGATCAATAAATGGATTTCACTGGCCAAGGTAAAGGTGACTGCGTCGCTGCAGCCTTCGTTATGGTACATCTCGGTGGAGCAGAAGTCGATCTTGATGACTCCCTGAAGCTGCATCCACCCATCCAAAAAAGTTGCTTTTGCTTCATTAATTATGCAGCCACATGAAAAGCCAAAGGCCTTTACTCACCTCTTTTAAAGTGGACATGTCCATATTTTCAATTGCtgggacaaaaagaaaagtatgaCTTTACATGAGACAGAAAATGAGACTAATTTTGACATTATAAACATTGCCGTGTATACCTGTTTTGATCCTGGCCAAATTAAGGTTGTTGATGTGAAAGAATCCATCCTTTATGACCAGAAACACATGGTACAGGCCTGTAGAGAAATAAATGGGAGTAaaactgaggggggggggaaatatttcaaattttcattgGTATCAGGAGAAACAAGGCAAATAGTGTGTTGGTGATCCTTGCTAAAACACTTTTCCCCAGTTTTAGGA
This sequence is a window from Hippocampus zosterae strain Florida chromosome 6, ASM2543408v3, whole genome shotgun sequence. Protein-coding genes within it:
- the kntc1 gene encoding kinetochore-associated protein 1 isoform X4 encodes the protein MWNDVELLVNEDSSSVRFGSVSPEENGSNLYQVDTLVKLSSSEVQSDSHIDSISGDNWSILVADKTVVLFDQNYQTMLLLLHFESDVDAVDVCLDRQFVLVCERNGNLHLIFVPHKRILLTKALVIKPSSGDKKTYRALITEENKVSQGLYHVFLVIKDGFFHINNLNLARIKTAIENMDMSTLKELQGVIKIDFCSTEMYHNEGCSDAVTFTLASEIHLLIGGDGEHAVSHWTVDPPQSKMCLAHSMERSLITGVKKMVVIGNLLYILDTEEVLSLWDVDFLVMVHVWPNVALLDFEIITDCGSAALVEGQTEGSVKMITLEKQDKSQINSLKIRCLPSMTVCYCLDVFSGSCLVQTKISMDTIYFMEGIRSTSESQGECVSSLIVRCLTEALPENRLSRLLHKHKFDEAEKIATLFELDLELVYKVKLAFVLEQLASASVGGHTQDEWSELVEEARINLMKITDEKFVVDYCIKAPWPSFDTAEKMLSHAAARSSSLQIHEALARLATFCSLHGQDKFNGIAWIEFLNSTDLLGDILSHLRDGDMCGAQLLWLKYEGQIAVSFDERSLEAVLDAIPEDLPSRDLCPWFKTVFLPFVRRVLPPGQKILAKWIEQRARNLELMEKGAWPQNGLTLAELGLPSLWSWMKSDENYGSEEVEDLRTLVSNLRQLLDLHTKFNCRLSLSLFEKGKVRSVTFLMLDKVAAPELVAATVENNVLPYAEEHGIPLDELLLQYIKDMLERCSSQTTTLFTPWEAKAVAVLGCMADMDLKVDAVLEVMQKAVFPWSTVVEELVQQYLKMDGPKQELLEESYRLMEIRKLLRGYGIRSYTHSSPNQIMVVVRYILKQDSPTCLQDALALAEAYKLPTSQINYLYLIQLISQGQSDACVTMLKSLPREEVACILERLTSWARLKLEDKDHLSDDHKKEKMVIAQVMVEVTKYQQVIHKHDALKSMECENELHMFKAIAHLQEDFEIFFTPANYEDREIQKQIREHHIAAHESTRGHRPSTTVSTEAGLRRLGRLLQHSEQELWSDLALRALGTGDVQKALPILSELYEHHNNTATGKVLFTAANTLCHMLEADMPMVLPEDTDLPAVIYHLTCQAITVCHPDLLLDCLELCKSTRLAMDIFHQCQLSDNYGFVAKDLARETSKDPYSQWCFQDVFHEDCIVLDPVSVLPVQYEITDCLLPVSQETKLYPLDCSCLSHCSFKDGSNYLRPMLSPLCSMLQMLQECSQLELALRVLVNSYGSCLQHVTANVMDPKISAQLYDAQELRKYNVSLNELRKITTSSLNSIAVALLNKVFNWRMVDCDLAIGLCTLLSKEEVFKILWKFIESTLEKYEKILAVARVGVELCRMYDHIDEKKKFLSVITDAEWGIKLAKLEISILPVFHQQPELKSTLIPVLVKNKRITPEIILQYCSTYGLDSDNVINQYVTTVLLLQEEEEEADTGHAQAMCYEDIMERVLAIIPKLSQTQQLISSLSAAIFKLSPYNYERIEVVLKLLLAADENVPGFSPSQAVGLLQHLKSYKRLAPPSDVEHTYILENSLPPSPLDAVRLPFHLLLQNKHYWKIMSPELSEETFPTLLLISKLMKVSLDKLYMLAVNQIFNTKMKPLVLEQMRRGQAPGNKEIQKVAMTVMTYIRSIKNQEWAVANAYKITQELPSGYEKTQSLRFCLAIGKTWLGDPNLDDTTRIRAETFLRKLQLQFVRSATEGALVPTQFNTPEYLKLSGAPEKLIAVLYEHSSVERRFRDFGGQTYPDIHAVVREIVAINQMDLLKIHNMLLEKWICKTGSGLAKDMSHKECVRNFNDDPDLMRVVHMLQSQPTANAVCLLSSILSAETWPLSKSGPRLTLCHRTRALLCLVRLADADTLEAQLKIPRAELDNHLKCYIFVSRLEALNVTYTVQSFLSSPKEGLIKGLWKNHSHEPQALCLVADLCLEYKVYDAQLWNGLLQKMLCFNLIGDLQKVLEAAVAVPALWEISSFSRAWKSLLLAPFVSASLPLSADQQATFSRNFVLLLKCPLLLSMDLIGIAKGFAQFHLLAFALGTLLLIPCASKKDQQVQGFLSMHDPLTVLEQEEELMNTGEFAGIPSQIRETVLMYMTQHGQHVKLVKTNHFTHMKTLMATSGQPDQVKDLINHLINHNRRDDARWLAQEYMKKQERSNATNAGLQKQ